Proteins encoded by one window of Panicum virgatum strain AP13 chromosome 7N, P.virgatum_v5, whole genome shotgun sequence:
- the LOC120681932 gene encoding lactoylglutathione lyase-like: MAAASLLSTACSFLRRIPAAPHLSRSARFKRFDRVRRFSPAAMSTPSGPKEVPGNNPGLHTEIDPATKGYFLQQTMLRVKDPKVSLDFYSRVMGMSLLKRLDFEELKFSLYFLGYEDVASAPADHIKRTEWTFRQKATLELTHNWGTESDPEFKGYHNGNSDPRGFGHIGVTVDDVYKACERFKRLGVDFVKKPDDGKIKGIAFIKDPDGYWIEIFDHTIGTVTASAS, translated from the exons atggccgccgcctcgctcctgTCCACCGCGTGCTCCTTTCTCCGCCGCatccccgccgcgccgcacctTTCCCGCTCCGCACGCTTCAAG AGGTTCGACCGGGTTCGCCGGTTCTCGCCCGCCGCCATGTCGACGCCGTCGGGGCCGAAGGAGGTGCCGGGTAATAACCCCGGTCTCCACACCGAGATCGACCCCGCCACCAAGGGCTACTTTCTGCAGCAGACG ATGTTACGTGTGAAAGACCCAAAAGTGAGCCTTGACTTCTACTCCCGTGTAATGGGCATGTC GTTGCTGAAAAGATTAGATTTTGAAGAGTTGAAGTTCAGCTTGTATTTTCTCGGTTATGAG GATGTGGCTTCAGCCCCTGCTGATCATATCAAGCGGACTGAATGGACTTTCAGGCAAAAAGCTACTCTCGAACTCACCCA CAACTGGGGCACAGAAAGTGACCCTGAATTCAAAGGTTACCATAATGGGAATTCAGACCCTCGTGGTTTTG GTCATATAGGAGTAACTGTGGATGATGTCTACAAGGCATGTGAGCGCTTTAAACGTCTTGGTGTTGACTTTGTGAAGAAACCTGATGATG GGAAAATCAAAGGTATTGCGTTCATCAAAGATCCTGATGGCTACTGGATTGAGATTTTTGACCACACCATCGGGACGGTGACTGCTTCAGCATCATGA